The following coding sequences lie in one Verrucomicrobiota bacterium genomic window:
- a CDS encoding FkbM family methyltransferase, whose translation MQWFNKAPYVYRPAQVLRRMGRCLCPPSSAVVNATLPWGMPITIDPRETIGRTIWHAGVHDLDVCEALYRLADPDEVALDIGANIGQMTCVLALRVGGAGRVLAFEPHPVVFQRLSANLARWRNQPGVATLEAFPWAVSDAPGEVSLIESADFAHNQGTATLGASGINSAKEHRVRAATLAEICRDIERVGVVKMDVEGHEVRVLHGGAELLRQHRIRSVIFEDDLAAGSKTVAVFQQYGYEVFVLEWRFGGVRLHPVREWRPTLAHGTVPSCVATCDPQDTLRRFATTGWQVLAHR comes from the coding sequence ATGCAGTGGTTTAACAAAGCCCCTTATGTGTATCGGCCCGCCCAGGTGCTGCGCCGCATGGGGCGGTGTCTGTGCCCGCCATCGTCTGCGGTGGTGAATGCTACGCTCCCTTGGGGAATGCCCATTACCATTGATCCACGCGAAACCATCGGTCGCACCATCTGGCATGCCGGGGTGCATGATCTCGATGTTTGCGAGGCGCTGTATCGCCTGGCTGATCCAGACGAGGTCGCCCTGGATATCGGCGCAAACATCGGTCAAATGACCTGTGTGCTGGCCTTGCGCGTGGGGGGTGCCGGTCGCGTCCTGGCCTTTGAACCGCACCCGGTGGTGTTCCAGCGGCTCTCGGCCAATCTGGCCCGGTGGCGCAACCAGCCCGGCGTGGCAACTCTGGAAGCCTTCCCCTGGGCGGTATCCGATGCGCCGGGAGAGGTGTCGTTGATCGAATCTGCCGATTTCGCGCACAACCAGGGCACCGCCACTTTGGGTGCATCTGGCATCAATTCTGCCAAGGAACATCGGGTGCGGGCTGCGACGCTCGCGGAAATCTGCCGGGACATTGAGCGGGTGGGCGTGGTCAAAATGGACGTGGAAGGGCATGAGGTCCGGGTGTTGCACGGCGGCGCGGAACTGCTGCGGCAGCACCGCATTCGCTCCGTGATTTTTGAGGACGACCTGGCGGCTGGCTCAAAGACCGTGGCTGTTTTTCAGCAGTACGGATATGAGGTCTTTGTGTTGGAATGGCGGTTTGGTGGCGTCCGGTTGCATCCCGTGCGGGAATGGCGGCCAACCTTGGCGCATGGCACCGTCCCGAGTTGCGTGGCCACCTGCGATCCGCAAGACACCTTGCGCCGCTTCGCCACCACCGGTTGGCAGGTGCTCGCCCACCGTTGA